One genomic window of Streptomonospora nanhaiensis includes the following:
- a CDS encoding ROK family glucokinase: MVISWGGDRLYQRGLAIGVDIGGSKVAAGVVNPAGRVLERVRTETPDRSKSPKVVEDTIVGVVEELRRRHPVRAVGIGAAGFVDEQRANVLFAPHLSWREEPLRDALRDRLELPVVVENDANAAAWAEARVGAGRGASDVVVVNLGTGIGGAVVIDGELYRGRHGIAGEFGHMTVVPGGHRCECGNRGCWEQYASGNAVTREAREMAAADSPVARALLSAVAGDPRLITGPLVSELAAEGDRACVELMEEAGTWLGVGLANLAAAFDPELFVIGGGVSESGELLLAPARRAFRRSLTGRGYRPEARIEAAELGNEAGLIGAADLARDALPRRRQGRRQGRIGRPARRRRRPGAPE, translated from the coding sequence ATGGTTATCTCCTGGGGCGGCGACCGCCTGTACCAGCGCGGGCTCGCCATCGGCGTCGACATCGGCGGCAGCAAGGTGGCCGCCGGGGTGGTCAACCCGGCCGGGCGGGTGCTGGAGCGGGTGCGCACCGAGACCCCCGACCGCAGCAAAAGCCCCAAGGTCGTCGAGGACACCATCGTGGGCGTGGTCGAGGAGTTGCGCCGCCGCCACCCGGTGCGCGCGGTGGGGATCGGCGCCGCCGGGTTCGTCGACGAGCAGCGCGCCAACGTGCTGTTCGCCCCGCACCTGTCCTGGCGCGAGGAGCCGCTGCGCGACGCCCTGCGCGACCGCCTGGAGTTGCCGGTGGTGGTCGAGAACGACGCCAACGCCGCGGCCTGGGCCGAGGCCCGGGTGGGCGCCGGGCGCGGGGCCTCCGACGTGGTCGTGGTCAACCTGGGCACCGGTATCGGCGGCGCGGTCGTGATCGACGGCGAGCTGTACCGGGGCCGCCACGGGATCGCCGGGGAGTTCGGCCACATGACCGTGGTGCCCGGCGGGCACCGCTGCGAGTGCGGCAACCGGGGCTGCTGGGAGCAGTACGCCAGCGGCAACGCGGTCACCCGCGAGGCCCGCGAGATGGCCGCCGCCGACTCCCCGGTGGCGCGGGCGCTGCTCAGCGCCGTGGCGGGCGATCCCCGGCTGATCACCGGGCCCCTGGTCAGCGAACTGGCCGCCGAGGGCGACCGCGCGTGCGTGGAGCTGATGGAGGAGGCCGGCACCTGGCTGGGCGTGGGCCTGGCCAACCTGGCCGCCGCCTTCGACCCCGAGCTGTTCGTGATCGGCGGCGGGGTGTCGGAGAGCGGGGAACTGCTGCTGGCCCCCGCGCGGCGCGCGTTCCGCCGCTCGCTGACCGGGCGCGGCTACCGCCCCGAGGCCCGCATCGAGGCGGCCGAACTGGGCAACGAGGCCGGGCTGATCGGCGCCGCCGACCTGGCCCGCGACGCGCTGCCGCGCCGGCGGCAGGGCCGCCGCCAGGGCCGGATCGGCCGGCCCGCGCGCCGCCGGCGCCGCCCCGGCGCCCCCGAGTAG
- a CDS encoding crotonase/enoyl-CoA hydratase family protein → MSDEVDYTAEDGVAVITINRPKAKNAVNAAVARGIAEALDDLDSRSDLVVGILTGAGQTFCAGMDLKAFMQGEVPTVEGRGFAGFAQRPPRKPLIAAVEGYALAGGFEAVLACDLVVAAEDARFGIPEVKRGLVAAGGGLLRLPRRIPRNIAMEFALTGDFVAAPRMAELGLVNTLTPPGGALEGARALAARVAANAPLSVAVSKRVITESDAWPAEEMWERQDAVTGPVFVSHDAMEGAAAFAEKRTPRWKGE, encoded by the coding sequence ATGAGCGACGAGGTCGACTACACCGCCGAGGACGGCGTAGCGGTCATCACCATCAACCGCCCCAAGGCCAAGAACGCGGTCAACGCCGCCGTGGCGCGCGGGATCGCCGAGGCGCTGGACGACCTGGACTCCCGCTCCGACCTGGTCGTGGGCATCCTGACCGGCGCCGGGCAGACCTTCTGCGCCGGGATGGACCTCAAGGCGTTCATGCAGGGCGAGGTCCCCACGGTCGAGGGGCGCGGGTTCGCCGGATTCGCCCAGCGCCCGCCGCGCAAGCCGCTGATCGCCGCGGTCGAGGGCTACGCCCTGGCCGGGGGGTTCGAGGCGGTGCTGGCCTGCGACCTGGTGGTGGCGGCCGAGGACGCCCGGTTCGGGATCCCCGAGGTCAAGCGCGGCCTGGTGGCGGCCGGCGGCGGGCTGCTGCGGCTGCCCCGCCGCATCCCCCGCAACATCGCCATGGAGTTCGCCCTGACCGGCGACTTCGTGGCCGCCCCGCGCATGGCCGAGCTGGGGCTGGTCAACACCCTCACCCCGCCCGGCGGCGCCCTGGAGGGCGCCCGCGCGCTGGCGGCGCGGGTGGCGGCCAACGCGCCGCTGTCGGTCGCGGTGTCCAAGCGGGTGATCACCGAGTCCGACGCCTGGCCGGCCGAGGAGATGTGGGAGCGCCAGGACGCCGTCACCGGTCCGGTGTTCGTCAGCCACGACGCCATGGAGGGCGCCGCCGCCTTCGCGGAGAAGCGCACTCCCCGGTGGAAGGGCGAGTAG
- a CDS encoding KamA family radical SAM protein, with protein sequence MTHDATPSPSAGRRFRAYTAKHLDELTARAGLGEAERLAVRAVAAVLPFRVNSYVIEELIDWDAAPDDPIYRLVFPQADMLPQTDVARIADLLRAGAPAGEVNRAANEIRARLNPHPAGQMDLNVPTIDRRDPLEGMQHKYHETVLFFPKQGQTCHAYCTYCFRWAQFVGDADLKFASGEVDHLVAYLKEHPEVTSVLLTGGDPMIMGEAVLSRYVEPLLGVDTLESIRIGTKSLAYWPQRFTTDPDADDTLRLFERVVDSGKNLAFMAHFSHPREMAPELVQRAVRRIRATGAVIRTQAPLIRTINDDAATWETMWRTHVRHGMVPYYMFVERDTGPQDYFAVPLARAYEIYRGAYNRVSGLARTVRGPSMSATPGKVCIDGVAEIAGEKVFVCHFIQARDPELVGRPFFARYDEKAAWLFDLEPALGAERFPWEQAPPEDAALLDAAHP encoded by the coding sequence TTGACGCACGACGCGACGCCGTCGCCGTCCGCCGGCCGCCGGTTCCGGGCCTACACGGCCAAACACCTCGACGAGCTGACGGCGCGCGCCGGGCTCGGCGAGGCGGAGCGCCTCGCGGTGCGGGCCGTCGCCGCGGTTCTGCCGTTCCGGGTGAACAGCTACGTCATCGAGGAACTCATCGACTGGGACGCCGCGCCCGACGATCCCATCTACCGGCTGGTGTTCCCCCAGGCCGACATGCTGCCGCAGACCGACGTGGCGCGCATCGCCGACCTGCTGCGCGCCGGGGCGCCGGCCGGCGAGGTGAACCGGGCGGCCAACGAGATCCGGGCCCGGCTCAACCCGCACCCCGCGGGGCAGATGGATCTCAACGTGCCCACCATCGACAGGCGCGACCCGCTGGAGGGCATGCAGCACAAGTACCACGAAACAGTGCTGTTCTTCCCCAAGCAGGGGCAGACCTGCCACGCCTACTGCACCTACTGCTTCCGGTGGGCGCAGTTCGTCGGCGACGCCGACCTGAAGTTCGCCTCCGGCGAGGTCGACCACCTGGTGGCCTACCTCAAGGAGCACCCCGAGGTCACCAGTGTCCTGCTGACCGGCGGCGATCCGATGATCATGGGCGAGGCGGTGCTGTCCCGCTACGTCGAGCCGCTGCTGGGCGTGGACACCCTGGAGTCCATCCGGATCGGCACCAAGTCGCTGGCCTACTGGCCGCAGCGCTTCACCACCGATCCCGACGCCGACGACACGCTGCGGCTGTTCGAGCGCGTGGTGGACTCCGGCAAGAACCTCGCCTTCATGGCGCACTTCTCCCACCCCCGGGAGATGGCGCCCGAGCTGGTGCAGCGGGCGGTGCGGCGCATCCGGGCCACCGGTGCCGTCATCCGCACCCAGGCACCTTTGATCCGCACCATCAACGACGACGCGGCCACGTGGGAGACCATGTGGCGCACCCACGTGCGCCACGGCATGGTGCCGTACTACATGTTCGTGGAGCGCGACACCGGGCCGCAGGACTACTTCGCCGTTCCGCTGGCCCGCGCCTACGAGATCTACCGCGGCGCCTACAACCGCGTCTCGGGCCTGGCGCGCACCGTGCGCGGCCCGTCGATGTCGGCCACGCCCGGCAAGGTGTGCATCGACGGCGTCGCCGAGATCGCGGGCGAGAAGGTCTTCGTCTGCCACTTCATCCAGGCGCGCGACCCCGAGTTGGTCGGCCGGCCCTTCTTCGCCCGCTACGACGAGAAGGCCGCCTGGCTGTTCGACCTGGAGCCGGCCCTGGGAGCGGAGCGGTTCCCATGGGAGCAGGCCCCGCCCGAGGACGCGGCCCTGCTGGACGCCGCCCACCCCTGA
- a CDS encoding aspartate aminotransferase family protein — protein sequence MTDRLNDPGADLQQAARDHLWMHFTDGSAYADSEIPVITRGEGPYVYDTRGRRRLDGLAGLFVSQVGHGRAEIAGAIAEQARTLAYFPIWTYAHPAAVRLADRLAALAPGDLDRVFFTTGGSEAVETAWKLARQYFKAVGQPTRHKVVSRAVAYHGTTMGALSITGVQALKSAFEPLVPSTIQAPNTNLYRAPVHRDDPEAFGAWAADQIEQAIVQNGPETVAAVYVEPVQNSGGCFPPPPGYLRRVREICDRHGVLMVSDEVICAFGRLGEYFGAQRYDYLPDMITFAKGVTSGYVPMGGVIAREHLMAPFREPGSMFSHGITFGGHPVAAAAALANLDVIESEGLLENVRRNAPVFRATLEKLYDLPIVGDVRGDGYFYGIELVKDRETRETFSDDEAARLLRGFVSPALYDAGLICRADDRGDPVVQLSPPLICGPEHFEEMEAILRAVLSEAGRRV from the coding sequence GTGACAGACCGGCTGAACGACCCCGGCGCCGACCTCCAGCAGGCGGCGCGCGACCACCTGTGGATGCACTTCACCGACGGCTCGGCCTACGCCGACTCCGAGATCCCGGTCATCACCCGGGGGGAGGGCCCCTACGTCTACGACACCCGGGGCCGGCGCCGGCTCGACGGCCTGGCCGGGCTGTTCGTCTCCCAGGTCGGGCACGGGCGCGCCGAGATCGCCGGGGCCATTGCCGAGCAGGCCCGCACCCTCGCCTACTTCCCCATCTGGACCTACGCCCACCCGGCCGCGGTGCGGCTGGCCGACCGGCTCGCCGCCCTGGCTCCCGGCGACCTCGACCGCGTCTTCTTCACCACCGGCGGCTCCGAGGCCGTGGAGACCGCCTGGAAGCTCGCCCGCCAGTACTTCAAGGCCGTGGGCCAGCCCACCCGGCACAAGGTCGTCAGCCGCGCCGTCGCCTACCACGGCACCACCATGGGCGCGCTGTCGATCACCGGCGTGCAGGCGCTGAAGTCGGCGTTCGAGCCGCTGGTCCCCAGCACGATCCAGGCGCCCAACACCAACCTCTACCGCGCGCCGGTGCACCGCGACGACCCCGAGGCGTTCGGCGCCTGGGCGGCCGACCAGATCGAGCAGGCCATCGTGCAGAACGGCCCCGAGACCGTCGCCGCCGTCTACGTCGAGCCCGTGCAGAACTCCGGCGGCTGCTTCCCGCCGCCGCCCGGCTACCTGCGGCGGGTGCGCGAGATCTGCGACCGCCACGGCGTGCTGATGGTCTCCGACGAGGTCATCTGCGCCTTCGGCCGCCTCGGCGAGTACTTCGGCGCCCAGCGCTACGACTACCTGCCCGACATGATCACCTTCGCCAAGGGCGTCACGTCCGGCTACGTGCCCATGGGCGGGGTGATCGCACGCGAGCACCTGATGGCGCCCTTCCGCGAGCCCGGCAGCATGTTCTCCCACGGCATCACGTTCGGCGGCCACCCCGTGGCCGCGGCGGCGGCGCTGGCCAACCTCGACGTCATCGAGTCCGAGGGGCTGCTGGAGAACGTGCGGCGCAACGCGCCGGTCTTCCGCGCCACCCTGGAGAAGCTCTACGACCTCCCCATCGTCGGCGACGTGCGCGGCGACGGCTACTTCTACGGCATCGAACTGGTGAAGGACCGCGAGACCCGCGAGACCTTCTCCGACGACGAGGCGGCGCGCCTGCTGCGCGGGTTCGTCTCGCCCGCCCTCTACGACGCCGGGCTCATCTGCCGCGCCGACGACCGCGGAGACCCCGTCGTCCAACTGTCGCCGCCGCTGATCTGCGGGCCGGAGCACTTCGAGGAGATGGAGGCGATCCTGCGCGCCGTGCTGTCGGAGGCCGGCCGACGCGTGTGA
- a CDS encoding SDR family oxidoreductase, giving the protein MELNGVAALVSGGASGLGEATVKELASAGATVVIADLNAERGEALAKEVGGVFAATDVSDEDQVAAAVAKAVDTGRPLRAAVSCAGIGWATRTVNREGQPHDLASYRKVIDVNLIGTFNVLRLAAAAMNATEPVNADGERGAIVNTASLAGIEGQIGQIAYSSSKGGIIGMTVPAARDLAAAGIRVNTVAPGILDTPIYGQGPEAEEFKQRLAAPVPFPKRLGTPQEFARLVRALLEISYINAEVVRIDGGLRMPPK; this is encoded by the coding sequence ATGGAGCTGAATGGAGTTGCCGCCCTCGTCTCCGGCGGCGCAAGCGGGCTGGGTGAAGCCACCGTCAAGGAACTCGCCTCCGCGGGGGCGACCGTCGTGATCGCCGACCTCAACGCCGAGCGCGGGGAGGCCCTGGCCAAGGAGGTCGGCGGGGTCTTCGCCGCCACCGACGTCTCCGACGAGGACCAGGTCGCCGCCGCCGTGGCAAAGGCGGTGGACACCGGCCGCCCGCTGCGCGCGGCGGTGTCGTGCGCCGGTATCGGCTGGGCCACCCGTACCGTCAACCGGGAGGGGCAGCCGCACGATCTCGCCAGCTACCGGAAGGTCATCGACGTCAACCTCATCGGCACGTTCAACGTGCTGCGGCTGGCCGCCGCCGCCATGAACGCCACCGAGCCGGTCAACGCCGACGGCGAGCGCGGCGCGATCGTCAACACCGCCTCGCTGGCCGGCATCGAGGGCCAGATCGGCCAGATCGCCTACTCCTCCTCCAAGGGCGGCATCATCGGCATGACCGTGCCGGCCGCCCGCGACCTCGCCGCCGCGGGCATCCGCGTCAACACCGTCGCGCCGGGCATCCTGGACACCCCCATCTACGGGCAGGGCCCCGAGGCCGAGGAGTTCAAGCAGCGCCTGGCCGCGCCGGTCCCCTTCCCCAAGCGCCTGGGCACCCCCCAGGAGTTCGCCCGGCTGGTGCGGGCGCTGCTGGAGATCAGCTACATCAACGCCGAGGTCGTCCGGATCGACGGCGGCCTGCGGATGCCGCCCAAGTAA
- a CDS encoding DHA2 family efflux MFS transporter permease subunit: MSAPSGNPWAILVALCLGFFMTLLDLTIVNIAIPDMTHRLGAALDHIMWVINGYTLVLAVLIITAGRLGDLFGPRRLFLVGVALFTVASGLCGLAPDVYTLIAARVLQGVGAAVLMPQTMALIVRVFPPERRGAAMGAWGAVAGLATITGPTLGGLLVTALDWRYIFLVNLPVGAVALVLGWRLIPADTPTGRRPALDLPGVLLATAALTLVSFALIEGERFDWGTVYGPIGIPLLLGLGAALFAALAVQQVRRQGRDPLVPFALFADRNFGLMSLAASLVSVAMLAFFLLVSIHLQSVLGMSALEAGLTLVPQAAVSMVAAPVVGRLVDRVGGKYLLVGGCALFAASSAWVVAALGTEGDWHTFLAPLLLMGLGVGAVFGPMNTLAMDRVRPDMAGAGSGVLNTARQLGSVVGGVVAGALLQSVLADRIGARARDAAGGLPEPVREPFVRGLTRSADQGVEIGGAAAAAPAPPEGVPAEVADQMARLARSVFADAFTETAHVVGLVPVTAMAVTALTALAVRNTRRRAGGGPGTAARAGARAAE, from the coding sequence GTGAGCGCACCGAGCGGAAACCCCTGGGCGATCCTCGTCGCGCTGTGCCTGGGCTTCTTCATGACCCTGCTGGACCTGACGATCGTCAACATCGCCATCCCCGACATGACCCACCGGCTCGGTGCCGCGCTCGACCACATCATGTGGGTGATCAACGGCTACACCCTCGTCCTGGCGGTGCTGATCATCACGGCCGGCCGGCTGGGCGACCTGTTCGGCCCGCGGCGGCTGTTCCTCGTGGGCGTGGCGCTGTTCACGGTGGCCTCGGGCCTGTGCGGGCTGGCCCCCGACGTCTACACGCTCATCGCGGCGCGGGTGCTGCAGGGCGTGGGCGCGGCGGTGCTGATGCCCCAGACCATGGCGCTGATCGTGCGGGTGTTCCCGCCCGAGCGGCGCGGCGCCGCCATGGGCGCCTGGGGCGCGGTCGCCGGCCTGGCCACCATCACCGGCCCCACGCTGGGCGGGTTGCTGGTGACCGCGCTGGACTGGCGCTACATCTTCCTGGTCAACCTGCCGGTGGGTGCCGTGGCGCTGGTGCTGGGCTGGCGGCTGATCCCCGCCGACACCCCGACCGGCCGCCGCCCGGCCCTGGACCTGCCCGGGGTGCTGCTGGCCACGGCCGCGCTGACTTTGGTGTCCTTCGCGCTCATCGAGGGCGAGCGCTTCGACTGGGGCACGGTCTACGGGCCCATCGGCATCCCGCTGCTGCTGGGCCTGGGCGCCGCGCTGTTCGCCGCGCTGGCCGTGCAGCAGGTCCGCCGCCAGGGCCGCGACCCCCTCGTGCCGTTCGCGCTGTTCGCCGACCGCAACTTCGGGCTGATGTCGCTGGCCGCCTCGCTGGTGTCGGTGGCCATGCTCGCGTTCTTCCTGCTGGTGTCGATCCACCTGCAGTCGGTGCTGGGCATGAGCGCGCTGGAGGCCGGCCTCACCCTGGTGCCGCAGGCGGCGGTGTCGATGGTGGCCGCGCCGGTGGTGGGCCGGCTGGTCGACCGGGTGGGCGGCAAGTACCTCCTGGTCGGCGGATGCGCGCTTTTCGCCGCCTCCTCCGCCTGGGTGGTGGCCGCCTTGGGCACCGAGGGCGACTGGCACACCTTCCTGGCCCCGCTGCTGCTGATGGGCCTGGGCGTGGGCGCGGTGTTCGGCCCCATGAACACCCTGGCCATGGACCGCGTGCGCCCGGACATGGCGGGCGCGGGGTCCGGGGTGCTCAACACCGCGCGCCAACTGGGCTCGGTCGTGGGCGGCGTGGTCGCCGGGGCGCTGCTGCAGTCGGTGCTGGCCGACCGGATCGGCGCGCGGGCCCGGGACGCGGCGGGCGGCCTGCCCGAACCGGTGCGCGAGCCGTTCGTGCGCGGGCTGACCCGCTCCGCCGACCAGGGGGTGGAGATCGGCGGGGCGGCCGCGGCCGCCCCGGCGCCGCCGGAGGGCGTGCCCGCCGAGGTGGCCGACCAGATGGCGCGGCTGGCGCGGTCGGTGTTCGCCGACGCCTTCACCGAGACCGCGCACGTCGTCGGGCTGGTGCCCGTGACGGCCATGGCCGTGACGGCACTGACCGCGCTGGCGGTGCGCAACACCCGCCGGCGCGCCGGCGGCGGCCCCGGCACCGCCGCGCGGGCGGGCGCCCGCGCGGCGGAGTGA
- a CDS encoding NAD(P)/FAD-dependent oxidoreductase — protein sequence MFWLDPEVPGHRPPPPAPALSGRVRADLAVVGGGYGGLWTALIAKERDPERDVVLVEARASGWAASGRNGGFCAASLTHGHANGAERWPDEIAELERLGHANLAGIAEAVRRHGIDCEFEPTGELVVATEPWQLDGLAEEAAALRALGRAVRTLTAEEARAEVASPTYLGGLLDPDGVAMLHPAKLAWGLRAACERLGVRFYEHSPVRAISAEAGGLRLETRGGSVTARRTAWCGGAFPGPLRRLRHYVAPVYDYALTTEPLSAEQAAAVGWRGRQGLSDAGNRFHYYRLTADNRILWGGYDAVYHYGGRVRPEYDRRPATFRRLAEHFLTTFPQLEGISFSHAWGGVIDTCSRFCAFFGTAYGGRLAYAAGYTGLGVGATRFGAEVLLDRLAGAGTERTRLAMVRGRPVPFPPEPLRYAGIELTRRSMAAADRDGGRRNLWLRALDAAGMGFDS from the coding sequence GTGTTCTGGCTGGACCCCGAGGTGCCCGGCCACCGGCCGCCGCCGCCCGCGCCCGCCCTGTCCGGCCGGGTGCGCGCCGACCTCGCGGTGGTCGGCGGCGGCTACGGCGGCCTGTGGACCGCGCTGATCGCCAAGGAGCGCGACCCCGAGCGCGACGTCGTGCTGGTGGAGGCGCGCGCGAGCGGGTGGGCGGCCTCCGGGCGCAACGGCGGGTTCTGCGCCGCCAGCCTCACCCACGGCCACGCCAACGGGGCCGAGCGCTGGCCCGACGAGATCGCCGAGCTGGAGCGGCTGGGCCACGCCAACCTCGCCGGTATCGCCGAGGCGGTGCGGCGCCACGGGATCGACTGCGAGTTCGAGCCCACCGGCGAACTCGTGGTCGCCACCGAGCCCTGGCAGCTCGACGGGCTCGCCGAGGAGGCGGCGGCCCTGCGGGCGCTGGGCCGGGCGGTGCGCACGCTGACCGCCGAGGAGGCGCGCGCCGAGGTCGCCTCGCCCACCTACCTCGGCGGCCTGCTCGACCCCGACGGCGTGGCCATGCTGCACCCCGCCAAGCTCGCCTGGGGCCTGCGCGCCGCCTGCGAGCGGCTGGGGGTGCGGTTCTACGAGCACAGCCCGGTCCGCGCCATCAGCGCCGAGGCGGGCGGGCTGCGCCTGGAGACCCGGGGCGGGTCGGTGACGGCGCGCCGGACGGCCTGGTGCGGCGGCGCGTTCCCCGGCCCGCTGCGCCGGCTGCGGCACTACGTGGCGCCCGTCTACGACTACGCCCTGACGACCGAGCCGCTGTCCGCCGAGCAGGCCGCCGCCGTGGGGTGGCGCGGGCGCCAGGGGCTCAGCGACGCGGGCAACCGGTTCCACTACTACCGGCTCACCGCGGACAACCGGATCCTGTGGGGCGGCTACGACGCGGTATACCACTACGGCGGGCGGGTGCGGCCGGAGTACGACCGGCGGCCCGCCACGTTCCGGCGGCTGGCCGAGCACTTCCTCACCACGTTCCCGCAGCTGGAGGGGATCTCCTTCAGCCACGCGTGGGGCGGGGTGATCGACACGTGCAGCCGGTTCTGCGCGTTCTTCGGCACCGCCTACGGCGGTCGGCTGGCCTACGCCGCCGGATACACGGGGCTGGGCGTGGGCGCCACCCGGTTCGGCGCCGAGGTCCTGCTGGACCGGCTGGCCGGTGCCGGCACCGAGCGCACCCGCCTGGCGATGGTGCGCGGCCGGCCGGTGCCGTTCCCGCCCGAGCCGCTGCGCTACGCCGGGATCGAGCTGACCCGGCGGTCCATGGCGGCGGCCGACCGCGACGGCGGCCGGCGCAACCTGTGGCTGCGGGCGCTGGACGCGGCGGGGATGGGGTTCGACAGCTGA